The genomic interval TACTCCTTGGAACTGTGAACAATAGAATATAAATGAGAAATCAAAGAATATTAAAACccaaatattgtttttacaaaatGTATCCCTTTAATGCCTGTGTTTCTCCTACGTATCCTCATTGTCATCTACTGTAAGTGTTTAGGGttcttttttacttattcaggATCACCTCTCACCTATAATATATGGTTCATGTTTCCCTAAAGTCTTACAGCTTGGTTTCATTAATAACTCAGTCCCACAACCACACCCTACTTAACCCACCATGCCCCATCCTAGCCACATCAAATCAGTTCTCTAAGAAAGGTCTTTTAGGTCCCACCCTTAAACTGTCTCTACTTCAGTATACCATGTCTTCTCTCCACTTTTGAAACGATTATTTATATAGAAACTCAAAgcttttctctatttttttttctcccctgGTGTCACAGAGTGTGTTGGCTGCCAGACCAGCTCTCGCTATGTACCCAAACATGGACTACCCAGAAAAGCTAGAAAATCTAATTCAAGCTGTAAGtgtttaaatttatattatagTTAATTTTGAAATATGCAAGAAAGGAACCAGGAAATGTCGCAACCTTTAATGCAATGTGTGTTGTATTAATCACCAGTAATTTGAGTCCACAATGGGGCCCAACTTGCATGTGGCCTAACTCGCTACCAGCGCAGCGATCCAGTCAGTGGTGCTGGGACCTTTCGCGACCAAGAGGAAGTCGGCACATTTAGATGCTTCTACTTCGCTTCAACTTTGGCACCTTGGAGCCTGGCAGAGGACTGATACGCCCTTTAGGCCAGTCTATTCCTGTGAGAGGGGCAGCTGGGCACGTGAGAATTGGTGTCACATCTTCGAGATGACAATTTAAATTTCAGTTGATAAATACAGTCAATTTAAAGAGTTAGCAACTATCATAAAATGGTTGTATTTGTGGCTGTAGGATGGAGAGGGAGGGTGATGACTGGCATGGACTAATCCATTATTTAATTTGGGTGGAAAACATTGGatcatttaattttctattaTTAATGTGAAAGGAAAAAATTGATTGAACTCACAGTATGCTTGAACTATGCATAAAACTGTAAGAAAACATTGAATAATTCTTAAAACAAATCGACCACAATCACTCTAGACTGCTGTAATAGCCCCAGCACAACAATGACAATGGGCTTTCTATTGGTTCACTATTTTCCCGAAAGACCTCGCTTGTAGTGACAAAATGCTTACGTGTAAACTACCATTCCATTTATAAAATGTGTATCATGATTTTAGTACAATTTGTTTGTCTCACTGCATGGTACGGTGGCCATTGACACAGCATCAAAATGGTGGACACATCCAGAAGCATGGAAAGCCTGGCTCAGGTACCAAGGACAATTTTGTCACTGGGCTCTTTTTTGTACTCTTCAGGTTTTccttatgtaggcctatgttatgGAAATGAGAGTAGACTACTCCTTATCCCATATTTGGCCTTGTCTCCTCCATTGTTCCCCAAGGTCCACTTAATGACTCCAGGCTCCAGAGCAGCATCCTCCAGTACCCCaatacaccccctcccccccttcttGTTGACCGGGACACATCAACGAATGATTCAAAGAAATGACATTACAAGAATGACATAGGGTGCTCGTCATTATGCATGTTTAAAACTTTGTGGAAAACCCTGCAAGTTATAGCTTTGAGGAAGTATGATGTCAAATGTACAGTGTAACAATGTGAAGGGCTGGACaaaatcatgttatttgttatggTATTGTACTCAATTGCACAGTGGTGAACACGAATGCTAAACACGTACGTCCATTTCCGAAAGCCGGTGCAGTACATGTACAAGTTGAGTCATCAAATAAAGATGAGCATGTAGCTGTAGGATTCGGTAAATATGGAACATCGATCGTTAAGTCTCGCTTCACATATATCACGTGCGGGACGTTCACATACATCTCTGACAAGATGTCATGCCAGATGGCGGACAGTGCCCTACCCGATCAGTCTGTCACACCTACTCCAGGGTCTTATTAAAGTACCTGCTTTTATTACACGATATAAATGGTGCAATAGTTACAAGAATTTCTCTACCTGCCACAACAGATTGCTCCCAGAGGCTTGAAGCACATGACGACAATGATGTGTGGAACATGTTCCAATGAGAATGCAATTAAGCAGGCCTTTATCAGATACAGAGTAAGTTAATTGTTTTAGTGATACCAGTAACTTTCCTCCTCGGTGCTCTCGGTTGTCTGTGATGATTATATTTTGCATCGCTGTTGTTTGTACCCGCTCGCTGTCTGGTGAGCAGAAGCATTAGGtatttctgtctgtctgtttgttcAACTGTCGCTGCGAATAATGATAATGCTAAAGATCAAGCCGATGGCAAAGTTTGATTTAACGTGTTTGTGTACGACAGAACTATTTCAATCCAATACAATTATTTGTTACTCTCTGTGTAGTGTTCGTTGGGTGAAAAAAAGCACAGGAAATCTACTTGTAGTAAAATAATATCTCCTTCAGGTATTAATACTCAGTTGGTTTGGtaaagaaattgaaacatttctttttaggTGACcacaattttcaaaaatatgCTTTAATCCATCCATTCATTGGTTGTATACTTTTATATTCTGCAGTAGGTGAGAAAACAAAGTAACATTTGATAAAAGGTAAAAATTGTGGGACAAAGGTGCTATCAAAAAACAAGTCTGGGTAAATGTTTTATCATATCAGATCTCTGAGGGATTATCTTCCTGATCCTGCTTCTCTCTTTATTTTCCAAACAGAGCAGGGAAAGAGGAGGAAATCCCACAGAAGAAGACTTAAGTTCGTCCATGCTAAATGAGGTAGGTTTAAAGCTGTGATGTTGTGGCAGATATACCAGTGCTGGCACCACTCTACTCTGTCCTCTCTAttcatgcttcaaagcagtatcctactgacagtatgaacagttcctaacctttatctaaTAGAAACGGGATATTCTTACTGTTCATAATGttagtacaagtgctttgaagcagtatcctactgacagtatgaacagttcctaacctttatctaaTAGAAACGGGATATTCTTCAGATTATTAAGTGCCTTGCCCACGGGCACAATGTCAATGATTTGGACTTGAACCTGTAATCATTAAGATCACAAGTCAGTTGCATCTAACAGCCCATTTGATCACAAATCGGTGTACCCCATAATTTTGGGGTACAAATCTGAGTTTTTCAATAACATCTAAAATGGAGGAGTAAAATGAAGTAGCTAAAACTTTTCAGTATCAACATACAGCAAATAACTTACATTCTCAAGATCTAAGGTCATAATTATTTTTAGCATGCCCAATTAAGCCCAAAAAAACAGGCTAATTGACATGAAAtgcaaattaaaagtaaaaatgaaaGACATATTTTTCAGCTGAAATATGATGGGTTAAGGTCCTATAATGAAGAAATGGTAAATTTTTAACTTTGTTATCTCTGTGCAAGTAATGAGGTGAATACTTTATGATTTCGTATGCTTCCTTCTCCTTTTTTAGGGTCCTGGTAGTCCCTCGTACTCAGTTCTATCGTTTGACGGGGCCTTCCATGGCAGGACGTTTGGTAAGTTGTCTCTTAAGACCAGGGggataggaagcttccaaaaagtgggggcacaacatcagaggggcactttctcattccacaaccaccactcgttatgctatataCCGATTCACAcaggccatatcacttaaatatatataatgtgttagtatgctatcaatactatttattgagattgtttattgttaaccgtgctacaaaaagatatatgatgccattttaaaaatagcatgtacagactaaaaataaataattaaaataaaatattaaaattaacaaaggcttaagatatccaaaagacagttctccatcaaaggggcacattttatttgccagtagggcacgtTTGCTATTTTGACAAAAAATGGGGGGCACATGCCatcagtgcccccccccccctgctttAGACTATACTATATATCTATGATTTTATTGTTATCAATCACAAggccaaaaatgttttttaatgaagttaaatgtaattaattttagtttgaaatatttctctttgaaatatgacaGACTATTTGCCAAAAGGTTTGAAGCTTTAAATCTGTATGAATGAATCAGCAGAAAAACCTCTCTCCTGCCATACTCTaacctcccttcccttccccacccTGATAAGTGGGTGGGTAAGGTGGGGCAACAGCTCTGGGGTCAATTGGGGGGGGGACATGGTATGTGTAAGGATGGATCAGGGCAGATCTTCTGCCCATCTGAATCAACGCACAATGAATTTATGAAGACTTAAAAGAGGGTCCTGGTGACAATTGACACAGGGCCCGACCTTCCTCTCAATGCCTAATAACTTGGTAATTGTGGCTTGACAGGTTTGGATGCCAGTGAAAAAGTAGTCTTGAGTCTTGACAGTGGGAAATTATTGATTTTGTGGAGTTCCTAGAACCTGTAACCAAGGTGAAGTCTGAGTATTTTTATAAGAAACATGCATACTGCAgtatttcttttgtgtaattgtaacacattttttttttcagagaaaAAGTGTCACAGCATGAATATTTTACTGAATCTTTTGccctttgtttttcttcttttgttttagctTGCCTGTCACTTTCTCATTCCAAAGCCATTCACAAAGTTGACATTCCAGCCATGAATTGGCCTTTTGCTCCATTTCCAAGATTCAAGTATCCTCTCAAAGAATTTGAGAAAGAAAACAGAGCTGATGAAGATAGATGTCTGGCAAAGGTTGGTCTTATATGTAACCTCATTTTGTCTGGTAgcaattgttgttgttttttattggggggggggggtggatgcaTTGTTCAAGGTTGATATATAAAAGTTAGAGGGTgggacgttttgatcctagcaggatcgttTTCAGAGGTTAACTGAAACAAAACACATAGTAAAGAGTTTAAATAAACAGATATGAAAGACAAGGAAAAGTGGATCACTGAACAATGAAGGGATTAGACGAATAGTAGGATGTTACTATTAAAATATTACTATTAAAACATATATTCTGTTAAGCACCCATCCCTATGCCCTAACACTgtcaccccccaccctcccagcccccccccccccaaaaatgaaagaaatgtaaCCCTCCCCAATCCCACATGTCTCCAGTCAAAACTTTGCCACTTATTTTCCACTTTAAGGTCAGAGAAATCATCGCAGAGAAGAAATCGACTGGAAGTCCTGTGGCAGCAGTGATCATAGAACCGATCCAGGCCGAGGGCGGAGATTATCACGCATCACCGTATTTCTTCCGAAACCTTCAACAAATCTGCAAAGAGGTATTAAAATTATGCAATACCAGTGGTGTCTTTGAAATTAATTGAATGACACACACTGGTCTGAAGTTATTCAACCCCTATTGCCCTTTTTTTATCAGGTTTCTACTCCTGAATTTTGACTCCTAGtgtctataaaatatatatgcagTGTGCTGTACCAGCACACTTGAAGATTTATAAATAGATTATATATAGCAATCATTATCATTTTACGTCACGTGTGTACTTTAGGAAATTCAAATGGAAAGAAGCTAGTCTCAGCAGGCGGTGAGAAAAGGTTGCATTTGCAAAAGCGGCAACTCATAGAAAACAGGGTACTTATCGTAACCTCTGAGATTGAAGTTGAGTATCAAATATGATATAATGGTTCAGTTCATTTTTAAAGTGAGGTGAAATTAAATTGCTGGTACACACAGCAGAGTGTGCCAAGTCATACAGACAATGTTCGCACGAAACATTCGATAAAATTTACTGACATCTGTCTCGTTTACAGATCTCCTCTGAACCTTCATGCCTTCGGGCTGACATGTTCAAGGCCCTCAGAAATAATTTCTCCAAACAAAGTACAGACCCTCCCTTCATGCCGACCCCCCAGCCTCTTTCTTCACACCCACAAGTTTTTTCCCTGGTTTACCTTTAACAGAAGGGGCCAACATAGCTGATGAGTCACTTACGCACTGCTATAGTTTAATTAAACGAAGGCAGATCTGTCATGACATTTTATGAAAGtcaaattaaattcaaattcagTAAAGGGAGAGATTTTTAGtttatttgaggccaatactGCTGGCATTAAACAGTCCACAGGTAGGATTTCAAGTTACAAAGGAAGAGACAGTTTTTTGATTGAGTTATTGTCAGAATCAGCAACATATTCCAGTTGATACAGAAAAGGATAAACTtgaattgaagagaaaaatattccacactgttctTTGTCCCGAAGTTGAAGTATGGTTTGACTGTAAATGGTAAACCTTTCTGCCCCACAGACTGAATCAGCATTTATCGTCGACGAGGTGCAGACCTGCTGTGGGGCCACGGGCTATTTCTGGGCCCACGAGGCCTGGGACCTTCCTGAGCCACCTGACTTTGTGACCTTCAGTAAGAAGCTGATATCTGGAGGATACTTCTTCAAGGAAGAATATGGTCCAAAGCTTGTGAGTTATTACCTTTTCCCCAGTTACTTTGCATTGATTTTTGCTGTGATCTTTGCTTTGTGCATGTGATGTGCATGTGATTTGTGCATGTTCTACACAATAGGTTACTgtagtttcacacaataggcactgccGGTCTGCCATGAGAGTTCTTTGATATCCATTCAGCCTCGCTGCAGCGGATTTtacagctgctgcagcttttggtTTTGTCACGGTGCCAAAACATGCAGTCATTTCATTGTCTCCGTACGTAATCTCTAATAAAAGAAAATGGCATCATTTTTGCACAAGGAGCCAGACTTGATGCCGTCTCTGTAGAACAAATGCCCTAGTAACTAGTAACTTGAATGAATCTGAACAAAATGGAAGCATGGTAATGAAATACAACCTGCTGCTTCAAGTAAAAAGAACACCATAAACAGCTGTGTTCAAGGACTCAAGTCAGTCTTCAAGGGTACTAGCTGGTCTGTACTCCTCAGACACCGACTAGGACTCAGTTGTGCAGGACTGGGACATGTGAGGACTCAGGATTGAGACCAGCACAACTCTGACAAAACATTTATAGTCTACTTTATAATTTATTTCCTCCAAGTTAAACAACACACTCCAACAAACTTCTCGTATGTGTGTCAGCTTTCACTTGCAAATTGCAAGTAAAACAAATGGCCtcaaatatttttactttttcatgaACAAATTAGTAAGTTTGGCTACATAACCATGAATAGTTGTCACTGTAGAATTATACAGAGTTATATAGTTAAAGTGTTATACAGTTATACAGTTATAGAGTTATACAGCTATAGAATTATACAGTTACTATTTTTCAATCAAACACCCTTGTAATGGTAAATATGTAATTTGACGATACATTAAATGTAATGaaaaatacatgtttgtattgacaattcttttctctccttttttttgtattattattattatttctaggGTGCCAGAATCTTCAACACATGGATGGGTGATCCACCAAAGGTACTGATGATGGAAGCTGTGTTGGATGTGATCAGAAGAGAGGGACTTCTGGATCTGACAAGAACATCTGGAGCTCATCTGATGGCTGGTCTGGAAGATATTCAGGTAAAATAGAATCGAAAAAGCAAAGCAGTGTTTGATTGCAATCCAATAAACTCATATTCTGTTCTTGGAATAGAATTGTTGTACTTTATGAGAGCACAAGTCTGCAGACATTTAGGTACAGAAAACTAAATACAAAATCTCCAAAAAATAGGTCCAAAATCTTGTGATATTTCACAAGAACTTAGCCATGACCCCCATCCAACCTCTACCCATTAGAATCGAGGCTCAGAATCCATGCAAGCTAGCTTAGACAGTGGACTTGATGTGAATACATTTTCTGACTGTCTGGAAAGATCTGAATTTCAGTGTGATTAAAGGCATTGCAggctcgccccaaactgcgtgccacgctctgaaaaagttaactttccattgcttgcaagtgaagttttcgttttgtcgctacaaaatgcagacagtaatgaaacgtgataccttgttatcttttatctagacctgagatgtccatcgctgctatgttaactttgttgtgggtattgaccgtaactgtatgtattgactgtacactagtgtctaattaccgacggtagcaagctgtgtgtgtattttctgggatttctgggtggtgtctaacacttctgtcgcacctcattcgaaactaggtcagattaccggcatgagacgtttctttgtgcgcgagtcttcacactctttaagGCAAATTTGAACCATGCATTTTCTGTTGCTGTTATTCTTATTATTGACAGTTTGCTCTAGATTTACTCCACAGGTTGTAGAATTATGTCAAGGAGATTGATTACACACTCCAAAAAGTAAATACCAAAAATGAAGGCTTCAGTTTGATAAAATTGATAGTAATATTTGCATCAATAagaattttattgtttattcttTGATAAGCATGGGTTTAtacttgtaataataataatcggcAGTTCAAGATAGCATACTGCAAGAGACTTTgactctaaccctaacctagGGATTAAGTCAGCTGGTACAGTAATATAGATATCGTGACTGTTACGTGTGGGCCCTTTAGATTGAAGCCAACAAATGAATGTGATGATGCGTCTAGCTATAGCTTCCACAATGTAGTATCGCAATAGATGAAGAAGAAATAGTGTTGAGGTTTAGGCCTCATAATGATGATGTATCATCAGGCATCCAAGCTAACTGTCCACCAAGCCCATCACTTAACAGATAGAAACACTTGCTCTAATTTGCAAGATCATTGATGGTCTCTGTGATATAAACTTTATTGTTTTGGGGGTAAGTGGGGGGGCGGGGTGCTATAAGCATTTAGGCATTCCCAGACTTCCATCCCATTCCCAGGTAATTGTGTTTCATtgtgataaaaataaataaattattgtaCTGTGGGACCTGCTGCTCAACTTCCAAGTCATTGCTCAACTCCTCCTTCAGAGGGTACCATTTACAAAGTCTACACGGTGTTTAAGGTGGGAATAGTAGACACAGAAAGAGGAGGTGGTGGGCGTTGACCCAGAAATGTATCATCTTGGGTGCAATGGGTAGGTGGGGAAAGTGTGATAGAAAGGTTAAGACAAGTAAGCATTGTGAATTATTAATACCTAAACCAGGGAGCTTTGGAGTGTGTTTGTCATTTATAAAAAAGTGTTAATTATGTAAGTTATTTATGAAGAAGTAATTCATTAACGAAGATAAAATTTTAGGGAACATAAATATAAACGATTTCTCCCGAATTGCTTGTCATCTCAACataccccacctcccccccccaggCCCCATTTAGTACCAGTGAACCAGTGTTGCTGCAATTGTCTCATCTTGAACATACTGGCTTATAGTTTTTATTGTATTCTGTCTCTTCAGGCAAAGTATCCTCAACACGTACGCAATGCCAGAGGACCAGGTACATTCTGCGCCATCGATGTCGTCGATTCTGGTGTCTTAGCCAAGGTTGCGTCGGATGTCCGTGACAAAGGTACCATTGTCCTTTTCTCTTTATTCTCTTTGTCATCCAATATTTTGGTCTAAGACATTTGTGCTTGTAACCAAAAGACCATTTTATGGAGGGTTTATCTGCACAGAAGACTGATTAGATAGATTTTGCTTGTCTTAAATATTGACATTGGCATAAAAGTATCTTTTCCTTTATCTTTTCTGCTTATCATTatcccctcaccccaccccacaccctcccTCTAATTCACACCCTTATTTATGTCGTATCACCTCAGAAAAGGTCAGATTATGCCGATGTGCTTGTTCAAGGCCAGAGGGCCGGGTACATGTGCAGGTCATTATGTCTCCACTTTATTAGCCCATTCcacttcccttcccttcccttcccttcccttcccttcccttcccttcccttcccttcccttcccttcccttcccttcccttcccttccacttcccttcccttcccttcccttcccttcccttcccttcccttcccttcccttcccttcccttcccttcccttcccttcccttcccttcccttcccttcccttcccttcccttcccttcccttcccttcccttcccttcccttcccttcccttcccttcccttcccttcccttcccttcccttcccttcccttcccttcccttcccttcccttcccttcccttcccttcccttcccttcccttcccttcccttcccttcccttcccttcccttcccttcccttcccttcccttcccttcccttcccttcccttcccttcccttcccttcccttcccttcccttcccttcccttcccttcccttcccttcccttcccttcccttcccttcccttcccttcccttcccttcccttccctttccTTCCTCTCTTCCATATCCCAATGTGCCAGTTTCAAAGCATTGTCTTCTTTCTGCAGCAACACATTGTTTGATATTAAGTATGACATTTTCGGGAATTTCCTTTTTTGGCATTTAttcaaaaatataaaagttCCCAGAAATTGATGGATTATTTAGAAGATGAAAAACAAATGAGGAGAAGACACGGTAAATCCAACTGGCAATCAATATTGAGGAAATAAGTTCTTGTCTGAGTTCTCTCACCAAGTACACGCCAGCCCTAAGAGGAAACACCTTGTACATTCAGGTTATCCCAAATTCCGTCCGTCCACTCATATCGACTCATTGCTTCTCCATGTTATATCCATCTGTTCATTTCTCATATCTTGGTCATGTTTATAGTTTTGTCTTGACTTGTTCTTTTCAATTGATATCGCAGGCGTCTTGCTCGGTACCTGCGGGACAAACTCGCTCCGTTTCCGACCGGCCCTCATTTTTCAACCCCATCATGCGGACATTCTTCTGGATACCTTGGAGAGCACATTACAAGAATTGTAATTGAATATTGATTGACTGTGGAAACAGAGGACACTCTGGTGGAGCCTTGCAGCAATCTCTTGTCCACAGAAATGTAGTGTTTGCAACAACCACGATCGCAACTGCAGTCTGATAGCTTTAAAATGCATGTAGCCAAATAATGCTAGGTATTTAATACAAAACTGGTTTACTAGAGAGATTACAAGATTATGTAAAGTATATACTAATCACATATTTTATCAAGGTCAGTCATAAAGAGAGATATCgtccttttatttttatttcttcaaatattttcttgCAAACGGGTCATTCCAAGGCATACAATTTTCTTGTTACAAGTCATATCCAGTCTTGTATTGCAAGATTTGCTTCctcttaaatatttttaattgcttaattttatttttttggggggtggggggtgggctTTGCGTTTCCTACGATCATTGCCCCCTTTCATTTGGTCACTCAATGTGAAACCAAATTAAAGAGGCAAATTTATAGTACGTACAAAAATATTACTTTGGTGGACTCTCCaagaataaatgtgtttctATAATCCTACCTTTTGTCCATCCCTTGAGAAGACGTAATCATGGAGTTTGTTAGCACAAGAAAGGAATTTACTCTGGGAGTTAATATGATTGATTCACTGTATGAAATTTAGCAATTCATTAAAAATTATGTGACACATTGCaacttgaacatttttttccttctttttttttcgatttcATTTGTGCTTGGTTGTTTCAAACCAGTATCACTGCCAATTTGTTGTTGTATCCTGTACTTTTTTATTATGGATTGTAGGAGTGGAGTTCGTTATGTTTGCATCCCTGTTTTGGAATTTGAAGGgaggatattttttttctctttttttctttttatttcattttttcccttgtctgtgtctttctttctttctttctttggtgTTAACTGTAATTTGATATCTTTATACATCATATCAACACGATTTTATCAACCAGAATCACTGCCATTAAATGattgtttatgttttatttagttttttttttaggggggtgggggattatgGGAATCCATTCTGTTTTTTGACGCAGGGGGTGGGTAGAAGAGGGTAGGACTTTgacttttctattttgttttgtgcaTCTGTTCCCTTGTTTGTTGCTAcctctcttttgtttttggtttaattgttcttttttatttaatttttgtcttcttttcttGAACACATTGGTCGCAATCCAGTACCACTGCCATTTTGTGATTGTatagtgatttttttaatatttttctttatagaTTTGGGCATGGGTTTCTTTTTGTCTTCTCTTTCTGTTTTGAAAGGGACAGGGGAGAGAAGGGGAACTATATCTTTCCTTCTTTGGTGTTTGTCTTTTTCTCTCAatttatttttgcatttttttacccatgtttttttcattctcttttgtcttttaatgttttcaaattttacttttttcctACATCACACCAACATGATGTTATCAAACCAGCATCACTGCCATTTTGTGATTGTTCATTGGTTTTCTTGTCATAGATTTTGGGGAATGGATTTatgaatttcttttgttttctagaggtggtttggggggggggcaggtagGGAGAATCTGGGTGGAAAGAGAAGGATATGCTTTTTCATTTCCCTTTGTGCTTTTCATCCGGTTACTTTGCTCTCTGTGAAGAATTATCTggcttttttttcattattggTCATCTATCATGCTATCATTCATAATCACTGtataattaaatatcaaattcTATTTTTCTGTTCCATCTTTGTTATAGCATTGTATACTATCCTAGTCTTTTCTGTTGTAATCATTTCTattgtatattacaaaatatggaTACTGGTTACATCAAACAGTGTTGTATTCTAACTTTGACTTCCCCAACCTAACCCCATCCAATCACCCCCttaccccgccccccccccccctcgcccaaTTCTACCTCAACATTTGatttactgtatattgtttAATGGAGAATAAATCTTGTCCATATTTTTGGTCTCACTCAATTTTTCACATCATAAAATCAAACATTATGATGTCTTCCTGAAAGTTTTTATTACAGTATATCTCCAATGAGtatttcaaactgtttgcaTGGATTATGGTATGTTATCTGCTTATCATTTCTCGGTTAGGTTTCAGTGTTAACTATAGACATCAGTTCTTAAAATATGTAATCACGTCTGTTACACCATGCAAAAACCAATAAATTGACTACATTAGCAACATCTGTAGAATATTCCAAGATCATCATCACTAATCTGAAGCCTACCATAGTTTTCATAGTAGATGCACCTAGACCTAGCCTCATTTGTATATAAAGTTTGTGGTTGAATTCTGTTTTGTCATAAAAAACAGTTTGGCTTTATCACTGAGCGATTGTACCCTGATGATGGAGAGGAATAACTTGATACACTCTTCATCTGCGTGGAATTGTTTACTAGTGCCTTGATGGAAGTGCActattaaaggatgactttaggcccaaaattaattttaatatgtcCTAGACTGTTCAAAATTACTGGTATCTGTGTCCAGGTTGAACTTCTaagacaattttcattttgagaACTGCCGCTTTAGACAGCTGAGGTTTATCaattaaaagtgactggacaaTATAGTTTACTACACCGACCATTTAATAGGTAAAATCCTCAGATGCCACACAAAACTCATGGGGGAAGCAAAGGACATTCTTATCCTTCAATGACATATAATAATAGGTTACAAAT from Apostichopus japonicus isolate 1M-3 chromosome 19, ASM3797524v1, whole genome shotgun sequence carries:
- the LOC139959423 gene encoding 4-aminobutyrate aminotransferase, mitochondrial-like, coding for MAHIYRLLRSSSSHRILHKPVVRFRSTSLAPALDLVPGEYDGPSMKTKVPGPKSQELIQRYSDATLNGYTVNFCVDSHNSLGNYVVDADGNRMLDTFCQISSLPLGYNHPDLLAVARDPNNASVLAARPALAMYPNMDYPEKLENLIQAIAPRGLKHMTTMMCGTCSNENAIKQAFIRYRSRERGGNPTEEDLSSSMLNEGPGSPSYSVLSFDGAFHGRTFACLSLSHSKAIHKVDIPAMNWPFAPFPRFKYPLKEFEKENRADEDRCLAKVREIIAEKKSTGSPVAAVIIEPIQAEGGDYHASPYFFRNLQQICKETESAFIVDEVQTCCGATGYFWAHEAWDLPEPPDFVTFSKKLISGGYFFKEEYGPKLGARIFNTWMGDPPKVLMMEAVLDVIRREGLLDLTRTSGAHLMAGLEDIQAKYPQHVRNARGPGTFCAIDVVDSGVLAKVASDVRDKGVLLGTCGTNSLRFRPALIFQPHHADILLDTLESTLQEL